The following coding sequences lie in one Polyodon spathula isolate WHYD16114869_AA chromosome 15, ASM1765450v1, whole genome shotgun sequence genomic window:
- the LOC121327903 gene encoding renin receptor-like: MGFSRAVAGVNRFQMAMLAIFAVLTAGAFGDSFTVLRAPGYVTFKEGQWPISGERIPDLVALTLGFSVKEDLAWPGLRVGSLFHRPRASALVVVRGVDQLPLPKSGTSYPVENAVPFTLDSVANTIHSLFPEDYPIILQLAPTEEGVYMGGKANAVFEELPVTLRQIRGRLSQNNSVLDVLPPNSLNRNSEVVQLFFSELQVLQDIIALLSQHKHLTSEHSPDLYSLELSSLEAMEKSYGQDSMQFKEATQILASMLQKFADDMFSIYNSSAVVELVTVKKFDTPLVRKVRSILESKQISNPGSAYNLAYKYNFNYAVVFNIILWMMIVLVLAVIVISYNLWNMDPGYDSIIYRMTNQKIRVD; encoded by the exons GTGCGTTTGGGGACAGCTTCACCGTGCTTCGAGCACCTGGGTATGTCACCTTCAAGGAAGGACAGTGGCCCATCTCTGGGGAGCGGATCCCTGACCTGGTGGCCTTAACCTTGGGCTTCTCTGTGAAAGAG GACTTGGCCTGGCCTGGCCTGCGGGTTGGAAGTCTGTTTCATCGCCCTCGTGCGAGTGCTCTCGTTGTAGTGAGGGGCGTGGATCAGCTGCCTCTGCCAAAGAGTGGAACTTCATATCCTGTTGAGAAT GCGGTTCCCTTTACCCTGGACAGTGTTGCTAATACTATCCACTCTCTGTTCCCGGAAGACTATCCTATCATTTTGCAGCTGGCTCCGACTGAAGAG GGGGTGTACATGGGGGGCAAGGCGAACGCCGTGTTTGAAGAGCTGCCCGTGACGCTGCGTCAGATCCGCGGCAGGCTGTCGCAGAACAACTCTGTCCTTGACGTCCTGCCCCCAAACTCCTTGAACAGAAACAGTGAA GTGGTTCAGCTGTTCTTCTCTGAGCTGCAAGTCCTACAGGATATCATTGCTTTG cTGTCCCAACATAAGCACCTGACGAGTGAGCACTCCCCAGACCTGTACTCCCTGGAGCTGTCCAGCCTGGAGGCGATGGAGAAGAGCTATGGACAAGACTCCATGCAGTTCAAGGAAGCCACGCAGATCCTGGCCAGCATGCTGCAGAAG tttgcTGATGACATGTTCAGTATCTACAACAGCAGTGCTGTGGTGGAGCTGGTGACGGTGAAGAAGTTTGATACTCCTCTCGTGAGGAAGGTTCGCTCCATCCTGGAGTCCAAGCAGATT AGCAACCCAGGAAGCGCATACAACCTGGCCTACAAGTACAACTTCAACTACGCTGTGGTCTTCAACATCATTCTGTGGATGATGATCGTCCTGGTTCTGGCTGTGATCGTGATCTCCTACAACCTTTGGAACATGGACCCAGGCTACGACAGCATCATCTACAGGATGACCAACCAGAAGATCCGTGTGGATTAG